The Kitasatospora paranensis genome has a window encoding:
- a CDS encoding Mu transposase C-terminal domain-containing protein, with the protein MDLTPGVTVRWLGGLYEVAALQGPRVHLHALDENGEDAVALVSAVTCAADFALVEAQGRERPGPRIPDVSIVDVLDPLERERMRTWEWHLHEVVHGLPPGAPSGTRPRPQYDPEETSRWSRLDAKSRELKDLGWAKVSVATLRRRAQDYEERGVAGLVKIVAGSLYGDTDERIVQLLLEELRAGTEESSGWANRLRERVEARLRAEFPKEGLSLSRTGFYRLLKDLGVRVETLRGPVRRREERASSPEPPWSPTRAAMLGEVVQIDSTGLDILAVGDHGYPVQVELTAAIDVASRSIIAAMIVPRAPGRGYKGKRLGGRATTYFDATLMLAQALAPMPGRPGWSPSAAAEKARHLPYADLVACDPRMAGAAARPVIRPKMVVVDQGSIYQSEHFTDVCTSLKISVRSARDRTADDKAVIESTFSAIKKLFCQYVAGYTARDLSRRGKFVTEGVMWRLNELQDLLNEWIALGWQQHRHEGLRDPHLPGVVLTPNQMYAALVACEGYVPLPLSESQNRKLLLCEWRQVTDKGVRIGNRTYDSRALQEYNKEPSGVRGKGMKWPIRHDPYSPRYVWLFDQRKEQRGEDPWVEAEFVHQDLIGDDWSLFLWETAERLRLEAGGSEEDRQWERDIALEVSELRRRARQGPADEPATPTRRGRGRTRWRRPAAPYTGPGLAVRAPAVGRYAGIPAPDPARVRPARSLNVPAHLLFAGAALAGPEPSPTASPAPPGANSVDSPPSGTDTDAALPGPAKAPDPRRWRSRTLSGRATDLFLRSLAPAPDDSDSPDPSGDEEIT; encoded by the coding sequence GTGGACCTGACGCCGGGAGTGACAGTGCGCTGGCTGGGCGGCCTGTACGAGGTCGCCGCCCTCCAAGGCCCCCGGGTGCACCTGCACGCCTTGGACGAGAACGGCGAGGACGCCGTCGCGCTGGTATCCGCAGTGACCTGCGCCGCCGACTTCGCGCTGGTGGAGGCGCAGGGCCGGGAGCGGCCCGGCCCGCGGATCCCGGACGTGAGCATCGTGGACGTGCTCGACCCCCTGGAGCGCGAGCGAATGCGCACCTGGGAGTGGCACCTGCACGAGGTCGTTCACGGACTGCCGCCTGGCGCGCCCTCGGGCACCCGGCCGCGCCCGCAGTACGACCCGGAAGAGACGTCGCGGTGGAGCCGACTGGACGCCAAGTCCCGCGAACTCAAGGACCTGGGCTGGGCGAAGGTGTCAGTCGCAACACTGCGGCGCCGCGCCCAGGACTACGAGGAGCGGGGCGTCGCCGGGCTCGTGAAGATCGTCGCCGGGTCCCTGTACGGCGACACCGACGAGCGGATCGTCCAGTTGCTGCTGGAGGAACTCCGCGCCGGGACGGAGGAGTCCTCGGGGTGGGCCAACCGGCTGCGGGAGCGGGTCGAAGCCCGGCTGCGCGCTGAGTTTCCGAAGGAGGGCCTGAGCCTGTCGCGGACCGGGTTCTACCGGCTGCTGAAGGACCTGGGCGTGCGGGTGGAGACGCTGCGCGGGCCGGTGCGCCGCCGCGAGGAGCGGGCCAGCTCGCCCGAGCCGCCCTGGTCGCCGACCCGGGCGGCGATGCTGGGCGAGGTGGTGCAGATCGACTCCACCGGGCTGGACATCCTGGCTGTCGGCGACCACGGCTACCCGGTCCAGGTCGAGCTGACCGCAGCGATCGACGTGGCCTCGCGCAGCATCATCGCGGCGATGATCGTGCCCCGTGCTCCGGGCCGCGGTTACAAGGGCAAACGCCTCGGCGGGCGGGCGACCACCTATTTCGATGCGACGCTGATGCTCGCCCAGGCGCTCGCGCCGATGCCCGGACGGCCCGGCTGGTCGCCGTCCGCAGCGGCCGAGAAGGCCCGCCACCTGCCGTACGCGGACCTGGTGGCGTGCGACCCGCGGATGGCCGGCGCCGCGGCGCGTCCGGTGATCCGCCCGAAGATGGTGGTCGTCGACCAGGGCAGCATCTACCAGAGTGAGCACTTCACCGACGTGTGTACCTCGCTGAAGATCTCGGTGCGCTCAGCGCGCGACCGCACCGCCGACGACAAGGCCGTCATCGAGTCGACGTTCAGCGCGATCAAGAAGCTGTTCTGCCAGTACGTCGCCGGGTACACCGCGCGTGACCTGTCCCGGCGCGGGAAGTTCGTGACCGAGGGCGTCATGTGGCGCCTCAACGAGTTGCAGGACCTTCTGAACGAGTGGATCGCGCTGGGCTGGCAGCAGCACCGCCACGAGGGCCTGCGCGACCCGCACCTGCCCGGGGTCGTGCTGACCCCGAACCAGATGTACGCGGCGCTGGTGGCCTGCGAGGGCTACGTGCCGCTGCCCCTGTCGGAGTCGCAGAACCGCAAGCTGCTGCTGTGCGAGTGGCGGCAGGTCACCGACAAAGGTGTGCGGATCGGCAACCGCACCTACGACAGCCGGGCCCTGCAGGAGTACAACAAGGAGCCGTCCGGGGTACGCGGGAAGGGCATGAAGTGGCCCATCCGCCACGACCCCTACAGCCCGCGCTACGTGTGGCTGTTCGACCAGCGCAAGGAGCAGCGCGGCGAAGACCCTTGGGTGGAGGCGGAGTTCGTCCACCAGGACCTCATCGGGGACGACTGGTCGCTGTTCTTGTGGGAGACCGCCGAACGCCTGCGGCTCGAGGCCGGCGGCAGCGAGGAGGACCGGCAGTGGGAGCGCGACATCGCGCTGGAGGTGTCCGAGCTGCGTCGGCGCGCCAGGCAGGGCCCCGCCGACGAGCCGGCCACGCCGACGCGACGCGGCCGCGGGCGTACACGCTGGCGCCGCCCCGCGGCCCCGTACACCGGTCCCGGCCTCGCCGTGCGCGCGCCTGCCGTTGGCCGGTACGCGGGCATCCCGGCGCCCGACCCGGCCCGGGTGCGCCCCGCCAGGTCGCTGAACGTCCCGGCCCACTTGCTGTTCGCCGGCGCGGCCCTGGCCGGCCCCGAACCGTCCCCGACCGCTTCGCCCGCGCCGCCGGGCGCGAACAGCGTTGACAGCCCGCCCTCGGGCACGGACACCGACGCGGCCCTGCCGGGGCCGGCGAAGGCGCCCGATCCGCGGCGGTGGCGTTCGCGCACGCTCTCCGGTCGCGCCACCGACCTGTTCCTGCGCAGCCTCGCCCCGGCCCCCGATGACAGCGACAGCCCGGACCCGTCCGGCGACGAGGAGATCACATGA